One genomic window of Caballeronia sp. SBC1 includes the following:
- a CDS encoding efflux RND transporter permease subunit: protein MNISRLFILRPVATLLLMIALVLVGLVAVRVLPVSSLPNVDYPTIQVQTFYPGASPDVMATTVTAPLEVQLGEIPGLQQMTSYSSDGASVITLQFDLSLNLDIAEQNVQQAINAANSFLPTGLPAPPTYAKVNPADQPILTLAVTSTSMSLTQLEDAANNRLGTKISEVSGVGVVTTSGGNVPAIRVEADPHKLAGYGLNIDDLRTLLSYVNVSQPKGNFDGPDLDYTINGNDQISDPKDYLNTVIAYQNGAPVFMKDVANVSQAPQDVERGAWYNGTPAIVLNVQRQPGANVIATVNQIMKQLPQLESTLPAGMKVTVVTDSTGVIRSSVSDAALELGLAIVLVVAVIFVFLRNVPATIIPSISVPVSLIGTLAVMYQLNYSIDNLSLMALIIATGFVVDDSIVMIENIVRYLEEGKTPLEAALEGAGQIGFTILSLTISLIAVLIPLLFMGGVIGRLFSEFAVTLAVTIVLSAVVSLTVVPMLCARLLKARKERHPSRFERISEGLFDKTLAAYERGLIWVLDHQLLTLMVAVGTVVLTGVLYVVIPKGLFPVQDVGVIEGISVADNSVSYKAMVTRQRALADAIMKDPDVVSLTSYVGIDGTNSTLNNGRFLINLRDHDKRSDTAQEIARRLQDEVSNVSGIKLYMQPEQDLTLDTTVSPNQYSFVLRGPNQQAFQKYVPELVARLKAIPSLADVQSDMNTDGLSVNVEVNRQLAARFGITPATIDNALYDTLGQRIVSTIFQQSDQYRVILVAKPESLPNVESIGNIYLPSQTSSTGQVPLSGIAKIQIVKSPLVISHLAQFPAVTISFNLAKDASLSTAVKDVHAAEQAVNLPPSITSSLQGAAQAFQDSLSSEVYLLIAALVAVYIVLGVLYESFIHPVTILSTLPSAGIGALLALMIAGSDLDVIGIIGIVLLIGIVKKNAIMMVDFALDAERNHGKAPREAIFQASLLRFRPILMTTLAAMLGALPMLLGSGTGSELRRPLGLAIIGGLTLSQMLTLFTTPVIYLFFDRMAERTRRWRNRGGDQGKPEAPAVPEEGAP from the coding sequence ATGAATATCTCCCGCCTGTTTATTCTCAGACCGGTAGCCACGCTGCTGCTGATGATCGCCCTCGTATTGGTGGGCCTCGTCGCGGTGCGCGTCCTGCCGGTCTCCTCGCTGCCCAACGTCGACTATCCGACCATCCAGGTGCAGACCTTCTATCCGGGCGCGAGCCCGGACGTGATGGCCACCACGGTGACTGCGCCGCTCGAAGTGCAACTGGGCGAGATTCCCGGCTTGCAACAGATGACCTCGTACAGTTCGGACGGCGCCTCGGTCATCACGTTGCAGTTCGACCTGTCGCTGAACCTCGATATCGCCGAGCAGAATGTCCAGCAGGCCATCAACGCCGCCAACAGTTTCCTGCCGACCGGCCTGCCCGCGCCGCCGACCTATGCGAAGGTGAATCCGGCCGACCAGCCGATCCTGACGCTGGCCGTCACCTCGACGTCGATGTCGCTCACGCAGTTGGAAGACGCGGCCAATAACCGCCTTGGGACGAAGATTTCGGAAGTCTCGGGCGTGGGCGTGGTGACCACCAGCGGCGGCAATGTACCCGCCATCCGCGTTGAAGCGGACCCGCACAAGCTGGCCGGTTACGGCCTGAATATCGACGATCTGCGCACGCTGCTCAGTTACGTCAACGTCAGCCAGCCGAAAGGCAACTTCGACGGTCCGGACCTCGACTACACCATCAACGGCAACGACCAGATCAGCGACCCGAAGGATTACCTGAACACGGTAATTGCTTATCAGAACGGCGCGCCCGTGTTCATGAAAGACGTCGCCAACGTGAGCCAGGCGCCTCAGGACGTCGAGCGCGGCGCCTGGTACAACGGCACGCCGGCCATCGTGCTGAACGTCCAGCGGCAACCGGGCGCGAACGTGATCGCGACCGTCAACCAGATCATGAAGCAGCTGCCGCAGCTTGAATCAACGCTGCCGGCCGGCATGAAAGTCACTGTCGTCACGGACAGCACGGGCGTGATCCGCTCGTCGGTCTCCGACGCGGCGCTCGAACTCGGGCTCGCGATCGTGCTGGTGGTCGCGGTGATCTTCGTGTTCCTGCGCAACGTCCCGGCCACCATCATTCCGAGCATCTCGGTGCCGGTGTCACTGATCGGCACGCTGGCCGTGATGTACCAGTTGAACTACTCCATCGACAACCTCTCGCTGATGGCGCTGATCATTGCCACCGGCTTCGTGGTCGACGACTCGATCGTGATGATCGAGAACATCGTGCGTTATCTTGAGGAAGGCAAGACGCCGCTCGAGGCCGCGCTCGAAGGCGCCGGGCAGATTGGCTTTACTATTCTTTCGCTGACCATCTCGCTGATTGCCGTACTGATCCCGCTGCTCTTCATGGGCGGCGTGATCGGGCGCCTCTTCAGCGAATTCGCGGTGACGCTCGCGGTCACTATCGTGCTGTCTGCCGTGGTCTCGCTGACCGTGGTTCCCATGCTCTGCGCGCGCCTCCTGAAGGCTCGGAAGGAACGCCATCCGAGCCGCTTCGAGCGCATCAGCGAGGGCCTCTTCGACAAGACGCTCGCCGCCTACGAACGGGGCTTGATCTGGGTGCTCGATCACCAGTTGCTGACCCTGATGGTCGCAGTCGGCACCGTGGTGCTGACGGGCGTCCTGTATGTCGTGATCCCGAAGGGGTTGTTCCCGGTGCAGGACGTCGGCGTGATCGAGGGTATCAGCGTGGCTGACAACTCGGTCTCCTACAAGGCGATGGTGACGCGCCAGCGGGCGCTCGCCGATGCGATCATGAAAGATCCCGATGTCGTCTCGCTCACCTCCTACGTGGGGATCGACGGCACCAACTCCACGCTGAACAACGGCCGCTTCCTGATCAACCTGCGCGACCACGACAAGCGCTCGGATACAGCACAGGAGATCGCCCGGCGCCTGCAGGATGAAGTTTCCAATGTGTCCGGGATCAAGCTCTATATGCAGCCGGAGCAGGATCTGACGCTCGACACCACGGTCTCGCCGAACCAGTACAGCTTCGTGTTGCGTGGGCCGAACCAGCAGGCGTTCCAGAAGTACGTGCCGGAGCTGGTTGCGCGCCTGAAGGCGATCCCATCGCTTGCCGATGTACAAAGCGACATGAACACCGACGGCCTGAGCGTGAATGTTGAAGTCAACCGGCAACTGGCCGCGCGTTTCGGCATCACCCCGGCCACGATTGACAACGCCCTTTATGACACGCTGGGCCAGCGTATTGTCTCGACCATCTTCCAGCAGTCGGACCAGTACCGGGTGATCCTCGTCGCCAAGCCCGAGTCGCTGCCCAACGTGGAGTCGATCGGCAATATCTATCTGCCAAGCCAGACGAGCAGCACCGGCCAGGTGCCGCTCTCCGGGATCGCCAAGATCCAGATCGTCAAATCGCCGCTCGTGATCAGCCACCTGGCGCAGTTCCCGGCCGTCACCATCTCGTTCAACCTCGCGAAGGATGCGTCGCTGAGCACGGCGGTCAAAGACGTCCACGCAGCCGAACAGGCGGTCAATCTGCCGCCGTCGATCACCTCCTCGCTGCAGGGCGCGGCGCAGGCATTCCAGGATTCGTTATCGAGCGAGGTGTACCTGCTGATCGCCGCGCTGGTGGCGGTGTATATCGTGCTGGGCGTGCTGTATGAGAGCTTCATCCATCCGGTAACCATCCTCTCCACGCTGCCTTCGGCGGGGATTGGCGCACTGCTCGCGCTGATGATCGCCGGCAGCGACCTCGACGTGATCGGCATTATCGGCATCGTGCTGCTGATTGGTATTGTCAAGAAGAACGCCATCATGATGGTGGACTTCGCGCTCGACGCCGAACGCAACCACGGCAAGGCGCCGCGCGAGGCAATCTTCCAGGCGTCGCTGCTGCGTTTCAGGCCGATCCTGATGACAACACTCGCCGCCATGCTCGGCGCCCTGCCTATGCTGCTTGGCAGCGGCACGGGTTCGGAGTTGCGTCGTCCGCTGGGGCTGGCGATCATCGGCGGGCTGACCTTGAGCCAGATGCTCACGCTCTTCACCACGCCAGTCATCTATCTGTTCTTTGATCGGATGGCGGAGCGCACGAGGCGCTGGCGCAATCGCGGGGGTGACCAAGGCAAGCCTGAAGCGCCGGCCGTTCCGGAGGAGGGTGCGCCGTGA
- a CDS encoding efflux RND transporter permease subunit has protein sequence MNISALFIRRPVATTLLAIAILISGALAYFQLPVAPLPNIAFPVIVVQANMAGASPDIMAATVAEPLERRLGTIANVEELTSISYVGSSMIVVEFGLNRDINGAARDVEAAIQAARADLPTTLRSNPTYRQYNPADSPIMVLALTSDTLTKAQLYDSADSVIQQQLSQVNGVGQITLGGGALPSVRVELQPGKLNSYGLGLEDVRAAISAANANSAKGHLDQGDQRYVVLSNDQINKAAPYRDLVVAYRNGAPVLLRDVAQVRDSNENIRNAGLYNGKSAVLVIVYPMPGSNVVSTVSQIRNVLPAIEATLPSSVHVGVAIDRSESVRASVADTERTLFIAVLLVVGVVFIFLQSPRATLVPAVALPLSIVGTFGPMYLLGYSIDNLSLMALTIGTGFVVDDAVVVLENITRHLEMGLSPKEAALKGSGEVGFTVISMSLSLIAVFLPILLMPGIVGLLFHEFAVTLSIAILISLLISLTVTPAMCAYVLSREHAGHSRARWAVWIEAQFERFKNGYARSLTAVLDHSLLVILLLIALLVGNVFLFKLLPATFFPEQDTGILGGQIIADQSISFTAMEKKLAQLQSIVQKDPAVQSVAGFTGGRALNTANVFIELKPLAQRHATATEVVNRLRPKLNQVSGARLFLQAQQDLRIGGRQSAAEYQYTLTSDDSAALFAWTPKLVTALNKDHDQLLDVNSDLQQNGLQTYVNFNRATAARYGFAPNQIDNVLYDAFGQRTVSTIYNALNQYFVVMEVAPQYWQYPQTLNQIFMSTAAGNPTGSQQTQMPGSTVTGVTAASAVSTGSSASSSTNSLNSNAQANATNNSISNSKGGSSSGSADSTSAETMVPLPALASYVSNHTSTQVNHQSGLVAATISFNLPAGGSLSKAQVDLENAEREIGMPASIHGAFAGAAQAYAQSMGTIPLLILAALGVVYIVLGVLYESSIHPLTILSTLPSAGIGATLALLIFGTPFSVIALIGIILLIGIVKKNGIMMVDVAIQLQRNEGMPAKEAIHAAAVVRLRPIMMTTFAAVLGAVPLAIGIGQGASLRQPLGITVMGGLILSQVFTLYTTPVIYLYLDRLRFKLVKWSSRLPWNRQDEQMGPPEQSGQTDTKA, from the coding sequence GTGAACATATCGGCGTTATTCATCCGGCGCCCGGTCGCGACCACCCTTCTGGCGATCGCAATCCTGATCTCGGGCGCTCTGGCTTATTTCCAGCTTCCTGTCGCGCCGCTGCCGAATATCGCCTTTCCGGTGATCGTGGTGCAGGCCAACATGGCTGGCGCGAGCCCGGACATCATGGCGGCGACCGTGGCCGAACCGCTTGAGCGGCGGCTCGGCACGATTGCCAACGTGGAAGAGCTGACTTCGATCAGCTATGTCGGCTCGTCGATGATCGTGGTCGAGTTCGGTTTGAACCGCGATATCAACGGCGCCGCCCGCGACGTCGAGGCGGCCATCCAGGCGGCGCGCGCAGACTTGCCGACCACCCTGCGCAGCAATCCGACCTATCGCCAGTACAACCCGGCGGATTCGCCCATCATGGTGCTTGCGCTGACCTCGGACACGCTCACCAAGGCGCAGCTCTACGACTCCGCGGATTCCGTAATCCAGCAGCAACTCTCGCAGGTCAACGGCGTGGGCCAGATCACGCTGGGCGGCGGCGCGTTGCCCTCGGTGCGCGTCGAGTTGCAGCCGGGCAAACTGAATAGCTACGGCCTCGGCCTCGAGGACGTCCGCGCGGCTATCAGTGCCGCCAATGCCAACAGCGCGAAGGGACACCTCGACCAGGGCGACCAGCGCTACGTGGTCTTGTCCAACGACCAGATCAACAAGGCGGCGCCCTACCGCGACCTGGTCGTTGCCTACCGCAACGGCGCGCCCGTGCTGCTGCGCGATGTCGCCCAGGTCAGGGACTCCAACGAAAATATCCGCAACGCCGGACTCTATAACGGCAAGTCGGCCGTGCTGGTGATCGTCTATCCAATGCCCGGCAGTAACGTCGTGAGCACCGTCTCGCAGATCAGGAACGTCCTGCCGGCCATTGAGGCGACGCTGCCGAGCAGCGTCCATGTGGGCGTTGCCATCGACCGCTCGGAGTCGGTCCGGGCCTCGGTGGCCGATACCGAGCGCACGCTGTTCATCGCCGTGCTGCTGGTGGTCGGCGTGGTGTTCATCTTTCTGCAGTCGCCGCGCGCCACGCTGGTGCCGGCGGTGGCGTTGCCGCTGTCAATCGTGGGTACCTTCGGGCCGATGTACCTGCTCGGCTACAGCATTGACAACCTCTCGCTGATGGCGCTCACAATCGGCACCGGCTTCGTGGTGGACGATGCGGTGGTGGTGCTGGAAAACATCACGCGCCACCTCGAAATGGGTTTAAGTCCGAAAGAAGCTGCGCTGAAAGGCAGTGGCGAAGTGGGCTTCACGGTGATCTCGATGAGCCTCTCGCTGATCGCGGTGTTCCTGCCCATTCTGCTGATGCCGGGCATTGTCGGCCTGCTGTTCCACGAGTTCGCAGTGACGCTGTCCATTGCGATCCTGATCTCGCTCCTGATCTCGCTCACGGTCACACCGGCCATGTGCGCGTACGTGCTGAGCCGCGAGCACGCCGGACATTCAAGGGCTCGCTGGGCGGTCTGGATCGAAGCGCAATTCGAGCGTTTCAAGAACGGCTACGCGCGTTCGCTCACCGCCGTACTGGACCATTCGCTGCTGGTCATCCTGTTGCTGATCGCGCTGCTGGTGGGCAACGTCTTCCTGTTCAAGCTGCTGCCGGCCACCTTCTTCCCGGAGCAGGACACGGGCATCCTGGGCGGGCAGATCATCGCCGATCAGAGCATCTCCTTCACGGCGATGGAAAAGAAGCTCGCCCAGTTGCAGTCGATCGTGCAGAAGGATCCGGCGGTTCAATCGGTGGCCGGCTTTACCGGCGGCCGCGCGCTGAACACCGCAAACGTGTTTATTGAACTCAAGCCGCTGGCCCAGCGCCATGCGACCGCCACCGAAGTGGTCAACCGCTTGCGGCCCAAGCTGAACCAGGTCTCCGGCGCGCGGCTTTTCCTGCAGGCGCAGCAGGATCTTCGAATCGGTGGACGGCAGTCGGCCGCCGAATACCAGTACACGCTGACAAGCGATGATTCCGCCGCGCTGTTCGCGTGGACGCCCAAGCTAGTGACCGCGCTCAACAAGGACCACGACCAGCTGCTCGACGTCAACTCGGACCTCCAGCAAAATGGTCTGCAGACCTACGTCAACTTCAACCGCGCCACGGCGGCTCGCTACGGCTTCGCGCCGAACCAGATTGACAACGTGCTCTATGACGCGTTCGGCCAGCGGACCGTATCGACCATCTACAACGCGCTTAACCAGTACTTCGTGGTGATGGAGGTGGCGCCGCAGTACTGGCAGTATCCCCAGACGCTCAACCAGATTTTCATGAGCACGGCGGCGGGCAATCCGACCGGCTCGCAGCAGACGCAAATGCCGGGTTCAACGGTCACCGGCGTGACGGCCGCGAGCGCAGTCAGCACTGGGTCGAGTGCGTCTTCGAGCACCAACTCGCTGAACTCGAACGCGCAAGCTAACGCGACCAACAACAGCATTTCCAATAGCAAGGGCGGCAGTTCGAGCGGCAGCGCGGACAGCACCTCGGCCGAGACGATGGTGCCGCTGCCGGCACTCGCCAGCTACGTCAGCAACCATACGTCGACCCAGGTGAACCATCAAAGCGGGCTGGTGGCCGCAACCATCTCCTTCAACCTCCCCGCCGGCGGGTCGCTCAGCAAGGCCCAGGTCGACCTTGAGAATGCGGAGCGCGAAATTGGCATGCCGGCCAGCATCCACGGTGCGTTCGCGGGCGCGGCGCAAGCCTACGCGCAGTCGATGGGCACCATCCCGCTGCTGATCCTCGCGGCTCTCGGTGTGGTCTACATCGTGCTGGGGGTACTCTATGAGAGTTCGATTCACCCGCTCACAATCTTGTCGACGCTGCCCTCGGCCGGTATTGGCGCCACCCTCGCGCTGCTGATTTTCGGCACGCCGTTCTCCGTGATCGCGTTGATCGGCATTATCTTGCTGATTGGTATTGTCAAGAAGAACGGCATCATGATGGTGGACGTGGCGATCCAGTTGCAGCGCAACGAAGGCATGCCGGCCAAGGAGGCCATTCACGCCGCCGCCGTCGTGCGTCTGCGGCCGATCATGATGACCACGTTCGCCGCCGTGCTCGGTGCGGTGCCGCTCGCGATCGGTATTGGCCAGGGCGCGTCGCTGCGCCAGCCGCTGGGTATTACCGTGATGGGCGGCCTGATCCTGAGCCAGGTCTTTACGCTGTACACCACACCGGTGATCTACCTGTACCTGGACCGGTTGCGCTTCAAGCTCGTCAAGTGGTCTTCCCGACTGCCATGGAACCGGCAAGATGAACAAATGGGGCCGCCGGAGCAATCGGGGCAAACGGATACGAAGGCATGA
- a CDS encoding efflux transporter outer membrane subunit: MKMKISSKPLAAVAALLLGGCMVGPDYHRPQVSVPATFRELPGWTQAEPNADGPKGAWWTGFNDPLLDQLEPLVKVSNQTVAQDYANYQEALADVKVARAGLFPVIGVTGSATRQRSATGTTTTSASRSFANLQTVNNSGSLEGNVSWAPDLWGSVRRTIEQNAATAQASEATLANATLSEQIALATAVIDLRTSDANIDLLQQTVKAYQHYLNVVADQDKFGTIAPSDVITARTQLETAQSNLIALGVARAQYEHAIAVLVGKNPEDLVIPHSTAMPTLPAIPVGVPSTLLQRRPDIATAERQMASENAAIGVAVAAYYPTVSLSALDGFTQSPLGGLLHIANYVWSLGGSATETIFDGGERSGEVAKAKAAYQAAVANYRGTVLTAFQDVENDLSGLRILAEQSDALDAAVRDATRGAEIAFNEYQAGTVDYTTVATAQATQLSNQQTALNVQESRLLDAASLIGDLGGGWSDSALHDPRNPDSAASAADAASAASAATQATQATQ; this comes from the coding sequence ATGAAGATGAAGATTTCCTCCAAACCCCTGGCCGCCGTGGCGGCCCTGCTGCTCGGCGGCTGTATGGTCGGTCCTGACTACCACCGGCCGCAGGTCAGCGTCCCCGCGACCTTCCGCGAATTGCCCGGCTGGACCCAAGCCGAGCCAAACGCTGACGGGCCCAAGGGCGCGTGGTGGACCGGTTTCAACGATCCTCTCCTTGACCAGCTCGAACCGCTGGTGAAGGTCTCCAACCAGACCGTGGCCCAGGACTACGCCAACTATCAGGAGGCGCTCGCCGACGTGAAGGTTGCGCGCGCCGGCCTGTTTCCAGTCATTGGCGTGACTGGTTCGGCCACCCGGCAACGCAGCGCGACCGGCACGACAACCACCAGCGCGAGCCGCAGCTTCGCCAACCTGCAAACCGTGAATAACTCGGGCTCGCTCGAAGGCAATGTCAGTTGGGCGCCCGACCTGTGGGGCTCGGTGCGCCGTACGATTGAACAGAATGCCGCGACCGCGCAAGCCAGTGAAGCGACGCTCGCGAATGCAACGCTCTCCGAACAGATTGCACTCGCGACCGCCGTGATTGATTTGCGGACCAGCGACGCCAATATTGACTTGCTGCAGCAGACGGTCAAAGCGTACCAGCACTATCTGAACGTAGTGGCTGACCAGGACAAGTTCGGCACCATCGCGCCTTCCGACGTGATCACCGCGCGCACTCAACTCGAAACCGCGCAGTCAAACCTGATCGCGCTCGGCGTGGCACGCGCCCAATACGAGCATGCCATTGCGGTGCTGGTCGGCAAGAACCCCGAGGACCTGGTCATCCCGCACAGCACCGCGATGCCCACTTTGCCGGCAATTCCGGTTGGCGTTCCTTCAACCCTGCTGCAACGCCGGCCTGATATAGCGACGGCCGAGCGCCAGATGGCGTCCGAGAATGCCGCGATCGGAGTCGCGGTGGCGGCGTATTACCCGACGGTATCGCTGTCCGCGCTGGACGGCTTCACGCAGTCGCCGTTGGGCGGCTTGCTGCATATAGCCAATTACGTTTGGTCACTGGGCGGCAGCGCCACCGAGACTATTTTCGACGGCGGCGAGCGCAGCGGTGAAGTCGCGAAGGCCAAGGCGGCTTATCAGGCAGCCGTCGCGAATTACCGCGGCACCGTGCTGACCGCGTTTCAAGATGTCGAGAATGATCTGTCCGGCTTGCGGATTCTCGCCGAGCAGTCTGACGCGCTCGATGCCGCCGTGCGCGATGCAACCCGCGGCGCTGAAATTGCCTTCAACGAATATCAGGCCGGCACGGTGGACTACACCACCGTGGCGACCGCGCAAGCGACCCAGTTGAGCAATCAGCAAACCGCGTTGAACGTGCAGGAGTCGCGGCTGCTCGATGCCGCTTCCCTGATTGGCGACCTCGGCGGGGGCTGGTCGGATAGCGCGCTGCACGATCCACGGAATCCGGACAGTGCGGCGAGTGCCGCGGATGCCGCCAGCGCTGCTAGTGCTGCGACTCAAGCGACTCAAGCGACTCAGTAA
- a CDS encoding MFS transporter has product MHSQPQTGAATSGDTTADEVERTYRKVFFRLIPLLFLCYVISYIDRVNISFAKLQFMHDLGFSESTYGLGAGLFFIGYVLFEVPSNLWMQRVGARRTLLRIMFAWGLASSLMMFVRTPTQFYAMRFLLGVTEAGFFPGIIFYLSCWFPGARRARVTAFLMMATAVAGIIGGPMSGFIMTRLAGVGGLPGWQWLFLLEGVPAVTLGIFAFFYLGDSPAEVRWLSDGEKALISRELLADEQSKRSGHLDGLRGALANPRVYLAALVYFAVMMPFNAIGFWAPTIIRDLGVANVLNVGLLSALVFIAAAIGTYVVGASSDRMMDRRWHVAGSAAVTALAFALLPIAGHNVTIGVCLLALAAAASYGCFVVFWTIPQTFLPRSSAAGGIAMITSLGGTGGFVSPAFVGWTKMHTGSAEVGLIGLAVVLMAGVVLMLIAFPASGSKLATGQPAGNAPAQPGFGTTQR; this is encoded by the coding sequence ATGCACAGCCAACCGCAAACCGGCGCAGCGACCTCCGGCGACACTACGGCCGACGAAGTCGAGCGTACCTATCGCAAGGTGTTTTTCCGGCTGATTCCGCTACTGTTTCTCTGCTACGTGATCAGCTATATCGACCGTGTGAACATCAGCTTCGCCAAGCTGCAGTTCATGCACGACCTCGGCTTTTCCGAGTCGACGTACGGCCTGGGCGCGGGCCTGTTCTTTATCGGCTACGTGCTCTTCGAGGTGCCGAGCAATCTCTGGATGCAACGCGTCGGCGCGCGCCGCACGCTCCTGCGCATCATGTTCGCGTGGGGGCTCGCGTCGAGCCTGATGATGTTCGTTCGCACACCGACACAGTTCTACGCCATGCGGTTTTTGCTGGGTGTCACCGAAGCGGGCTTTTTCCCCGGGATCATCTTCTATCTGAGCTGCTGGTTTCCGGGTGCCCGGCGCGCACGCGTCACCGCATTCCTGATGATGGCCACCGCTGTGGCGGGGATCATTGGTGGCCCGATGTCGGGGTTCATCATGACGCGACTGGCAGGGGTGGGCGGTTTGCCCGGCTGGCAGTGGCTCTTCCTTCTGGAAGGCGTGCCCGCTGTCACGCTCGGCATCTTCGCTTTTTTCTATCTCGGCGATTCGCCCGCGGAGGTTCGATGGCTCAGCGACGGCGAGAAGGCGTTGATATCGCGTGAACTCCTTGCCGACGAACAGTCGAAGCGCTCCGGCCATCTCGACGGACTGCGTGGCGCGCTCGCCAATCCGCGTGTCTATCTTGCGGCGCTCGTCTATTTCGCCGTGATGATGCCGTTCAATGCAATCGGCTTCTGGGCGCCGACGATTATTCGCGATTTGGGCGTCGCGAACGTGCTCAATGTCGGCTTGCTGTCGGCCCTCGTGTTCATTGCGGCAGCGATCGGGACTTACGTTGTTGGAGCGAGTTCCGACCGGATGATGGACCGCCGCTGGCACGTGGCGGGCAGCGCGGCCGTGACGGCACTCGCGTTTGCGCTGCTGCCCATAGCGGGCCACAACGTGACGATCGGCGTGTGTCTGCTCGCATTGGCGGCAGCGGCGTCGTATGGCTGTTTCGTCGTGTTCTGGACGATACCGCAGACATTCTTGCCGCGCTCATCGGCGGCTGGCGGCATCGCGATGATCACGAGTCTCGGTGGCACGGGCGGGTTCGTGAGCCCGGCATTCGTGGGCTGGACCAAGATGCATACGGGAAGCGCGGAGGTTGGGTTGATCGGGCTTGCCGTTGTATTGATGGCGGGCGTCGTGTTGATGCTGATCGCCTTCCCCGCCTCGGGGAGCAAGCTCGCGACGGGGCAGCCCGCCGGCAATGCGCCGGCGCAACCGGGCTTTGGAACCACGCAGCGGTAG